One genomic region from Sphingobacterium sp. UGAL515B_05 encodes:
- a CDS encoding biotin--[acetyl-CoA-carboxylase] ligase, with translation MQNNNISGLIIGQNTIYLDKVASTNDYLRELLSNFKPLAEGTAILAEEQFQGKGQRGSSWVSERGKNLTTSILLKPHFLPLAQQFALSATIAIATVNWLKRKTEQAVTVKWPNDIYVNSKKITGILIENKLKGSKIEASIIGIGVNINQINFDTATTITSLASLTGREDYNIRDLAHELFQAIQQEYQILHDQGPKHQLSRYNELLFWKGEEKPFLIDGIKKTGIIQRVSGEGKLCVLLEDTLREFDIKEITHLIT, from the coding sequence TTGCAAAATAACAATATTTCGGGACTTATCATCGGTCAAAATACAATATATCTTGACAAAGTCGCCTCTACAAACGATTATCTCAGGGAATTATTGTCAAATTTCAAGCCACTAGCAGAAGGAACTGCCATTTTAGCAGAAGAACAATTCCAAGGCAAGGGGCAGCGAGGAAGTTCCTGGGTGAGTGAACGAGGAAAAAACCTAACAACATCGATCCTGTTAAAGCCTCATTTCCTTCCGTTAGCGCAGCAATTCGCACTTTCAGCCACAATCGCCATCGCGACAGTCAATTGGTTAAAACGCAAAACAGAGCAAGCCGTAACAGTGAAATGGCCAAATGATATTTACGTCAACTCAAAGAAAATCACAGGCATTTTAATAGAAAATAAATTAAAAGGCAGTAAAATCGAGGCATCGATTATAGGCATCGGCGTCAATATTAATCAAATTAATTTTGACACAGCAACAACAATAACCTCGCTTGCGAGCTTAACCGGCAGAGAAGACTACAACATTAGGGACCTCGCGCATGAATTGTTTCAGGCTATCCAACAAGAGTATCAGATACTTCACGATCAAGGCCCAAAACATCAGCTAAGCCGATACAACGAATTATTGTTCTGGAAAGGCGAAGAAAAGCCATTTCTTATCGATGGCATCAAGAAAACCGGTATCATTCAACGGGTATCTGGCGAGGGGAAACTATGCGTTCTCCTGGAAGACACCCTTCGCGAATTTGATATCAAAGAAATTACACATCTTATTACCTAA
- the rsfS gene encoding ribosome silencing factor has product MSKNKSSELSQRLSEIIVYGMQEKKANEIVRLDLRDLHSSVSDYFVICHADSNIQVNAIAKSVEEEVYKAFGQEPQFKEGQSNGEWLILDFVDVVVHIFKTEKRAHYGIEDLWGDAEIQHFQSA; this is encoded by the coding sequence ATGAGTAAAAATAAAAGTTCAGAATTGTCCCAACGTCTATCAGAAATTATCGTTTACGGTATGCAAGAAAAGAAAGCAAACGAGATCGTTCGCTTGGATTTAAGAGATCTTCACAGTTCTGTTTCTGATTATTTTGTGATTTGTCATGCCGATTCTAATATTCAGGTCAATGCGATAGCAAAGAGTGTAGAGGAAGAGGTCTATAAGGCATTTGGTCAAGAACCCCAATTTAAAGAAGGACAATCAAATGGAGAATGGTTGATTTTGGATTTTGTGGATGTGGTTGTACATATCTTTAAGACCGAAAAAAGAGCGCATTATGGTATCGAAGATTTATGGGGAGATGCAGAGATCCAGCATTTCCAAAGCGCTTAA
- the ftsH gene encoding ATP-dependent zinc metalloprotease FtsH, with product MKKIPSSKVTPKPPKFNFVWLMIAVLLGFFALQYVIGENPAKEVSYSDFETRMLNKGSVERLVAYKKNDLVEVEVYLKKGWKDNPSFKDATKTADPLPSLSGQEDKGPQYIFKDASPDVLEKKLAASQADLAPGTPKVQLTYDDRSNPWASWFVTFMLPLLVLAAIWIFLMRRMGGGAGGGGGAIFNIGKSKAQLFDKESQINITFNDVAGLEEAKQEVMEIVDFLKNPRKYTNLGGKIPKGALLVGPPGTGKTLLAKAVAGEAQVPFFSLSGSDFVEMFVGVGASRVRDLFKQAKEKAPCIIFIDEIDAIGRARGKNSMMGGNDERENTLNQLLVEMDGFGTDSGVIILAATNRIDVLDTALLRPGRFDRQISIDKPDLIGREQIFKVHLKPLKLSAEVDAKKLSAQTPGFAGAEIANVCNEAALIAARKNKPEIDMQDFQDAVDRVIGGLEKKNKIISPEEKRIVAYHEAGHAIAGWFLEHADPLVKVSIVPRGVAALGYAQYLPREQFLYTTEQLIDSLCMTMGGRVAEDITFGRISTGAQNDLERITQLSYAMIAIYGMNDKVGNVSFRDSSEASFQKPYSDKTAELIDAEVRNLINDVYARTKQLLLDKREGLIKIAEKLLEKEILFQSDLEEILGKRPFETKTTYEEFVNGADGGGVPQTDLPLDVHPDEARSNEASSSETPSNNLN from the coding sequence ATGAAAAAAATCCCGAGTAGTAAGGTGACCCCAAAACCACCAAAATTCAATTTTGTGTGGCTTATGATTGCCGTGTTGTTAGGTTTTTTTGCCTTACAATATGTTATAGGAGAGAACCCGGCTAAGGAAGTTAGCTATAGCGATTTTGAGACACGCATGTTAAATAAGGGCTCTGTTGAGCGCCTTGTTGCCTACAAGAAGAATGATCTTGTGGAGGTTGAGGTGTATCTGAAAAAGGGCTGGAAAGATAATCCAAGTTTTAAGGATGCTACAAAAACTGCTGATCCACTTCCAAGTTTATCCGGTCAAGAAGATAAGGGACCACAATATATTTTTAAGGATGCCTCTCCCGATGTTTTGGAGAAAAAGCTAGCTGCTTCGCAAGCGGATTTGGCGCCTGGTACACCGAAGGTCCAATTAACTTATGACGATCGTTCCAACCCTTGGGCAAGCTGGTTTGTTACGTTTATGTTGCCATTGTTGGTGTTGGCTGCGATCTGGATTTTCTTGATGCGCCGTATGGGTGGCGGTGCCGGCGGTGGTGGTGGCGCTATCTTCAATATTGGTAAGTCAAAGGCTCAGCTATTTGATAAAGAGTCTCAGATCAATATTACATTCAATGATGTTGCTGGTCTTGAAGAGGCAAAACAAGAAGTGATGGAAATTGTGGATTTCTTAAAAAATCCACGGAAGTATACGAATCTTGGTGGTAAAATTCCAAAAGGAGCTTTACTTGTAGGGCCTCCGGGGACTGGTAAGACTTTATTAGCCAAAGCTGTAGCCGGAGAGGCTCAAGTGCCATTTTTCTCACTTTCGGGATCCGACTTTGTTGAAATGTTTGTGGGGGTTGGTGCATCACGTGTTCGTGACTTGTTTAAACAGGCGAAAGAGAAAGCTCCTTGTATTATCTTTATCGATGAGATTGACGCTATTGGTCGTGCTCGTGGTAAAAACTCGATGATGGGAGGTAATGACGAACGTGAAAATACATTGAACCAATTATTGGTGGAGATGGATGGTTTTGGTACTGATTCGGGGGTTATTATTTTAGCCGCGACGAACCGTATTGATGTACTGGATACAGCTTTGTTGCGTCCCGGACGTTTTGACCGTCAAATTTCGATCGATAAACCAGATTTGATTGGGCGCGAGCAAATTTTTAAAGTGCATTTAAAGCCGTTGAAGTTATCGGCTGAGGTCGATGCAAAAAAATTATCGGCACAGACACCAGGTTTTGCCGGTGCTGAAATTGCCAATGTATGTAATGAGGCAGCGCTTATCGCTGCCCGTAAAAATAAGCCCGAGATTGACATGCAAGATTTTCAAGATGCAGTTGATCGTGTGATCGGGGGGCTGGAGAAGAAGAATAAAATCATTTCCCCTGAGGAAAAACGCATTGTTGCTTATCACGAGGCTGGGCACGCTATTGCAGGCTGGTTTTTAGAGCACGCCGATCCTTTGGTGAAAGTGTCTATTGTACCTCGTGGTGTTGCTGCTTTGGGTTATGCACAATATCTTCCCCGTGAGCAGTTCTTATATACGACAGAGCAACTGATAGACAGTTTATGTATGACTATGGGGGGGCGTGTCGCTGAGGATATTACTTTTGGAAGAATTTCAACAGGTGCTCAGAATGACTTAGAACGCATCACGCAGCTTTCTTATGCAATGATCGCGATCTACGGTATGAATGATAAAGTTGGAAATGTTTCTTTCAGAGATAGCTCAGAAGCATCTTTCCAAAAACCATATTCTGACAAAACGGCAGAATTGATTGATGCGGAGGTGCGCAACTTGATTAATGACGTCTATGCACGTACCAAGCAATTATTGTTGGACAAACGTGAAGGTCTGATCAAAATCGCGGAGAAGCTATTGGAAAAAGAAATTCTTTTTCAGTCCGATCTAGAAGAGATTTTAGGCAAACGTCCATTTGAAACCAAAACTACGTACGAGGAGTTTGTGAATGGTGCTGATGGAGGCGGAGTACCTCAGACTGATTTACCGTTGGATGTTCATCCAGATGAAGCCAGATCCAACGAAGCGAGTAGTTCGGAAACTCCGTCAAATAACTTGAATTAA
- a CDS encoding lactate utilization protein translates to MNVKNATAKEVMLKRIRQALLQKNDNPHPNFKETALYKEEDELVDIVFVRELTAAGGKFLYCDGEIGLIENLISLTEVNEIKNIYAWEQGIQNLLSPYGFPFLKTEKDFELANASITSCEALIARNGSVMVSNANASGRRLSIYPPIHIVIAKASQLVWDLKDALAYMQKRYGQEIPTMISTVTGPSRTADIEKRLVLGAHGPKELYVLLLEDRF, encoded by the coding sequence ATGAACGTGAAGAACGCAACTGCGAAGGAAGTAATGTTAAAACGGATACGTCAGGCATTACTACAAAAAAACGATAATCCACATCCAAATTTTAAGGAAACAGCACTTTATAAAGAAGAGGATGAGCTGGTTGATATTGTTTTTGTGCGTGAATTGACCGCTGCGGGGGGTAAGTTTCTGTATTGTGATGGTGAGATCGGCCTCATTGAAAACCTGATTTCTTTGACCGAAGTGAATGAGATTAAAAATATATATGCCTGGGAACAAGGGATTCAAAATCTACTCAGCCCTTATGGTTTTCCTTTTTTGAAAACGGAGAAAGATTTTGAATTGGCAAATGCCAGTATCACATCTTGTGAGGCCCTAATTGCGCGTAATGGTAGCGTTATGGTCAGTAATGCAAATGCTTCTGGGCGCAGGTTGAGTATATATCCCCCAATTCATATTGTTATAGCCAAAGCTTCACAATTGGTTTGGGATTTGAAAGATGCTTTGGCTTATATGCAGAAGCGTTACGGTCAGGAAATACCCACGATGATATCTACCGTGACCGGGCCCTCCAGGACGGCTGATATAGAAAAAAGATTGGTATTGGGAGCACACGGGCCAAAAGAACTTTACGTTTTACTTTTAGAGGATCGATTCTAG
- a CDS encoding rhomboid family intramembrane serine protease, producing MLLFYLTEMPVASIIFFFTIATSIYTFSHEQLYGKLMLHPYSIARNQNVYTILTSGFIHKDWGHLLFNMLTFYYFGFGLERILADASPYGHLLFAVIYIGSLILSDIPTIIQQKNNRGYHSLGASGAICAVLFSYILFDPKVTIGVMMIIPMPAYLFAFLFLAYCVWASKKGQDGINHDAHFFGALSGLILTILCFPWVIKHCLAQF from the coding sequence ATGCTATTATTTTATTTAACAGAGATGCCTGTTGCGAGTATTATTTTCTTTTTTACAATCGCTACCAGTATCTATACATTTTCACATGAGCAGCTTTACGGCAAGCTGATGCTACATCCATATAGTATCGCACGTAATCAAAATGTGTATACTATTCTGACAAGTGGTTTTATCCATAAAGACTGGGGGCATTTGTTGTTTAATATGCTCACCTTTTATTATTTTGGTTTTGGTTTAGAACGTATACTTGCAGACGCTAGTCCTTATGGACATCTTTTATTTGCTGTAATCTATATCGGTAGTTTAATCCTGAGTGATATCCCAACGATCATTCAGCAAAAAAATAATCGGGGTTACCATAGTTTGGGAGCTTCAGGTGCTATCTGTGCGGTCCTGTTCAGCTACATTCTTTTTGATCCGAAAGTGACCATTGGTGTGATGATGATTATACCTATGCCGGCTTACTTATTTGCGTTTTTGTTTTTGGCTTACTGCGTGTGGGCATCAAAAAAAGGGCAGGATGGTATCAATCATGATGCCCATTTCTTTGGTGCATTGTCCGGGCTGATTCTGACAATTCTCTGTTTTCCCTGGGTTATTAAACATTGTCTGGCCCAGTTCTAA
- a CDS encoding YifB family Mg chelatase-like AAA ATPase translates to MLNKTYCSAVYGINACTITVEVIVSTGLHYYIVGLPDNAVKESLRRIESAITSCQLHMPRQKIVVNLAPADIRKEGSSYDLSIAVGILASSGQIINNLLEDYLILGELSLDGSIKPIRGVLPIALQARKEGFKGLILPQANAKEAAIVTGIDVIGVENLTQVVEFLNNKLKIAPTKVDIQTFFQANTTNYDVDFSDVQGQENIKRALEIAAAGGHNLILIGPPGAGKTMLAKRLPTVLPPLTINESLETTKIHSVSGHLKAKDALLTARPFRSPHHTISDVAMVGGGSNPLPGEISLSHHGVLFLDELPEFKRSVLEVMRQPLESRQITISRAKLTVDYPASFMLIAAMNPCPCGYFNHPEKECICGTNTVQRYLSKISGPLLDRIDLHIEVTPVLFDELSTTRATEDSRTVRNRVIQTREIQKQRFSDFSDIHCNAQMSTQLTREICQIDESGRKLLKTAIERLSLSARAYDRILKVARTIADMERSETIENHHLAEAIQYRNLDRETWGGKF, encoded by the coding sequence ATGCTAAATAAAACCTATTGCAGTGCTGTATATGGCATCAATGCCTGCACAATTACCGTTGAGGTAATCGTATCTACGGGCCTGCATTATTATATTGTAGGGCTTCCTGACAATGCCGTCAAAGAAAGCTTAAGACGTATCGAAAGTGCCATTACTTCCTGTCAACTTCACATGCCGCGCCAAAAGATTGTTGTCAACTTGGCACCTGCAGACATCCGCAAAGAAGGCTCTAGTTATGACTTATCCATAGCAGTCGGCATATTAGCTTCCTCCGGACAAATTATAAATAATCTTCTGGAAGATTATCTTATTTTAGGGGAATTATCCTTAGACGGTAGCATTAAGCCCATCCGCGGTGTTTTACCCATCGCATTACAAGCCCGAAAAGAAGGCTTTAAGGGCCTCATATTGCCACAAGCGAACGCTAAAGAAGCCGCTATTGTTACGGGGATTGACGTAATCGGAGTCGAAAACCTCACCCAGGTGGTTGAATTCCTAAATAATAAACTGAAAATTGCACCAACAAAAGTTGATATTCAAACTTTCTTTCAGGCCAATACAACGAATTATGATGTCGATTTTTCAGATGTTCAAGGGCAGGAAAATATCAAAAGAGCACTGGAAATTGCAGCGGCAGGTGGCCATAATCTTATTTTAATAGGTCCGCCCGGTGCCGGAAAAACAATGTTGGCAAAAAGACTACCGACGGTTCTTCCCCCGCTTACTATAAATGAATCGTTGGAAACCACCAAAATACACTCTGTATCCGGACACCTAAAAGCCAAGGACGCTCTTTTGACGGCACGACCTTTTCGTTCTCCGCATCATACAATATCCGATGTGGCTATGGTAGGAGGAGGCTCCAATCCATTACCAGGGGAGATTTCTTTATCGCATCATGGCGTACTGTTTCTGGATGAATTACCTGAATTTAAACGCAGTGTACTCGAGGTCATGCGACAGCCTCTTGAATCACGTCAGATCACCATATCAAGAGCTAAGCTGACCGTGGATTATCCGGCGAGTTTTATGCTGATTGCCGCTATGAATCCCTGTCCCTGTGGTTATTTCAATCATCCCGAAAAGGAGTGCATATGTGGCACAAACACTGTTCAACGCTACCTAAGTAAAATATCCGGACCACTTTTAGACCGGATCGACCTGCATATCGAGGTTACACCGGTATTATTTGACGAACTGAGCACGACCCGTGCCACCGAAGACAGCCGTACTGTACGAAATCGGGTCATTCAAACACGTGAAATCCAGAAACAACGTTTTAGTGACTTTTCCGACATCCATTGTAATGCACAAATGAGCACCCAATTAACGCGAGAAATATGTCAAATTGATGAGTCCGGGAGAAAATTGCTGAAAACTGCGATTGAACGTCTTAGCCTATCGGCGAGAGCATACGATAGAATACTGAAAGTTGCACGCACAATTGCTGATATGGAACGCAGCGAAACGATCGAGAACCATCATCTGGCTGAAGCGATCCAATACAGAAATTTAGACCGGGAAACCTGGGGCGGAAAATTTTAG
- a CDS encoding YtxH domain-containing protein, translating to MNDTSKVALALLAGLAAGAALGVLFAPDKGSDTRDKINDSLSDLSDAIRERAEEQFDQLNDFKEKIVSTLKGKLNQTEEVLDDDIIEHA from the coding sequence ATGAATGACACAAGTAAAGTAGCTTTGGCGTTGTTAGCAGGTCTTGCTGCGGGTGCAGCTTTGGGAGTTTTGTTTGCTCCGGACAAGGGATCGGATACGAGAGATAAAATCAATGATTCGTTGAGCGATTTAAGTGATGCTATTCGTGAGAGAGCGGAAGAACAATTTGATCAATTGAATGATTTTAAAGAAAAGATTGTTTCTACATTGAAAGGGAAATTAAATCAGACCGAAGAAGTGCTGGATGATGATATCATCGAACATGCATAG